From Streptomyces sp. TLI_053, a single genomic window includes:
- a CDS encoding plasmid replication, integration and excision activator, with protein MAIRGAIPVRFEDVFPAGAFAVSVEPVADFEASKSGTKVQARDKSTGHPLWVVSVVDPDPEARDTSARVKVVAPVLPVLPDAAPGLPFRPVEFDGLTVTAYVNNSGRVAYSFKATGVRAPAAARSSAKSAA; from the coding sequence ATGGCCATCCGTGGTGCGATCCCCGTCCGTTTCGAGGACGTCTTCCCCGCCGGCGCGTTCGCCGTCTCGGTCGAGCCGGTCGCCGACTTCGAGGCGAGCAAGAGCGGTACGAAGGTGCAGGCGCGCGACAAGTCGACCGGGCACCCGCTCTGGGTCGTCTCGGTGGTGGACCCGGACCCGGAGGCGCGCGACACCTCCGCTCGCGTCAAGGTCGTGGCCCCGGTCCTTCCGGTGCTGCCGGACGCGGCGCCGGGTCTGCCCTTCCGGCCGGTCGAGTTCGACGGCCTGACCGTGACGGCCTACGTCAACAACAGCGGCCGGGTCGCCTACTCCTTCAAGGCCACCGGCGTCCGGGCGCCCGCCGCGGCCCGCTCCTCCGCGAAGTCCGCGGCCTGA
- a CDS encoding GntR family transcriptional regulator produces MRKREIGALVRELGRPAYLRLADALRAEIVSGDRAPGSRMPSIADLCRDHAISEQPVRQALRVLTAEGLIEGRPGSGTYVRIRPVPARMARGRYHAAGSPFAAESRARGVEPSWSCDSQKTYATAALALRLGIPEGDPVMQSQYVFRADREPTQLSTSWEPMTVTGGTAVVLPENGPLAGSGVVARMSAIGIVVTRVTEDVSARPVLEIEAEPLGIPLGSTVLAIERTHWAGELAVETADIVLAADRFRLSYEIDIPPVQA; encoded by the coding sequence GTGAGAAAACGTGAGATAGGGGCGCTCGTGCGAGAGTTGGGACGACCGGCGTATCTGCGCCTGGCGGATGCCTTGCGCGCCGAGATCGTTTCGGGCGACCGGGCGCCGGGCTCCCGGATGCCGAGCATCGCGGACCTGTGCCGCGACCACGCGATCTCGGAACAGCCGGTCCGACAGGCCCTGCGGGTGCTGACCGCCGAGGGATTGATCGAGGGGCGCCCGGGCTCGGGAACCTATGTGCGGATCAGGCCGGTGCCAGCACGGATGGCGCGCGGGCGCTACCACGCGGCCGGCAGTCCGTTCGCTGCTGAGAGCCGCGCCCGCGGGGTCGAGCCGTCGTGGTCGTGCGACTCCCAGAAGACCTACGCGACCGCCGCCCTGGCGCTCCGGCTCGGCATCCCGGAGGGCGACCCGGTGATGCAGAGCCAGTACGTCTTCCGCGCCGACCGCGAACCGACCCAGCTGTCGACCAGCTGGGAGCCGATGACGGTCACCGGCGGGACGGCCGTCGTCCTGCCCGAGAACGGTCCACTGGCCGGCTCCGGAGTAGTGGCGCGGATGTCCGCCATCGGCATCGTGGTCACGCGGGTGACTGAGGACGTGTCCGCCAGGCCGGTCCTGGAAATCGAGGCGGAACCCCTCGGCATCCCGCTGGGATCGACCGTGCTTGCGATAGAACGCACCCACTGGGCAGGCGAGTTGGCGGTCGAGACGGCGGACATCGTGCTTGCCGCCGACCGGTTCCGACTCTCGTACGAGATCGACATCCCGCCCGTTCAGGCCTGA
- a CDS encoding ATP-binding protein, translating to MPWIARFPGVPESAGAARKLVRDALGDHPRVADAELIVSELVTNSVLHSKSGRPGGSVWVEVRRSADTVWIDVADEGGRDGLPLHRAPDEAADFGRGLTLVDALADSWGAHNDGDDFRSVWAQLTSTAEENACTKNHSPISQGV from the coding sequence ATGCCATGGATCGCTCGCTTCCCCGGAGTCCCCGAGTCCGCGGGTGCCGCCCGCAAGCTGGTTCGTGACGCGCTCGGCGACCACCCCCGGGTCGCGGACGCCGAGCTGATCGTCTCCGAGCTGGTGACCAACTCCGTTCTCCACAGCAAGTCCGGTCGCCCCGGCGGGTCGGTGTGGGTCGAGGTCCGACGCTCGGCCGACACGGTCTGGATCGACGTCGCCGACGAGGGTGGTCGCGACGGCCTTCCCCTGCATCGAGCGCCCGACGAGGCCGCGGACTTCGGTCGTGGCCTCACCCTGGTGGACGCCCTGGCCGACTCGTGGGGCGCGCACAACGACGGCGATGATTTCCGCTCGGTGTGGGCGCAGCTAACATCCACCGCAGAGGAAAACGCCTGCACCAAAAATCACTCGCCCATTTCACAGGGTGTATAG
- a CDS encoding sigma factor-like helix-turn-helix DNA-binding protein, translating into MAGETQRIAAIKNPFELLRAATVRLAEAQQEVTELSRLRQRVISELHEQGMSYAQIAAEAGLTRGRIHQLKQSAPAPEGAFLGNARLIIATPLKQEAGNARPVLAAEDFAAAQRLGDLARSYKLEPSFEHVPIGGEIDLNREDMIVICGPRLSSHVAGVLAQDPSICFERAPDGPWTLRDREAGVAYRSGMDSEPAANSDVAYLGRLPRPDGQGLVMVLTGIHPQGTLGVVHLIVNDLADLYQQAGTDRFSVLLNVDYNPQDNEPVRVRLLSPFYRHEAD; encoded by the coding sequence ATGGCGGGAGAAACGCAGCGGATCGCCGCCATCAAGAATCCGTTCGAGCTGCTTCGAGCAGCCACCGTGCGGCTCGCCGAGGCACAGCAGGAGGTCACCGAGCTGTCGCGACTGCGGCAGCGGGTGATCTCCGAGCTGCACGAACAGGGCATGTCCTACGCCCAGATCGCCGCCGAGGCCGGACTCACCCGCGGGCGGATCCACCAGCTGAAGCAGTCTGCGCCCGCGCCCGAGGGGGCGTTCCTGGGCAATGCGCGGCTGATCATCGCGACACCGCTCAAGCAGGAGGCCGGTAACGCCAGGCCGGTCCTGGCCGCCGAGGACTTCGCAGCCGCTCAGCGGCTCGGCGATCTCGCCCGCTCCTACAAGCTCGAACCGAGCTTCGAGCACGTGCCGATCGGCGGAGAGATCGACCTCAACCGCGAGGACATGATCGTCATCTGCGGCCCCCGGCTCTCCAGCCACGTCGCCGGGGTGCTCGCCCAGGACCCGTCGATCTGCTTCGAGCGTGCCCCCGACGGACCCTGGACCCTGCGCGACCGCGAGGCCGGCGTCGCCTATCGCTCCGGCATGGACTCCGAGCCCGCGGCCAACTCCGACGTGGCCTACCTCGGCCGACTCCCGCGGCCCGACGGCCAGGGCCTGGTCATGGTCCTCACCGGCATCCACCCGCAGGGCACGCTCGGCGTCGTCCACCTGATCGTCAACGACCTCGCCGACCTCTACCAGCAGGCCGGCACCGACAGGTTCTCCGTCCTGCTGAACGTCGACTACAACCCCCAGGACAACGAACCCGTGCGCGTCCGCCTACTGTCGCCGTTCTACCGGCACGAGGCAGACTGA